Part of the Campylobacter suis genome, CTGGAGAGAGTATCTCAAGATCTTTTGGTTTAATTTTAGAATACCAGTTATACATAAGCGCATTTTGCATTATAGAGATACTTAAAAAGTCATGCGATGTGATACCATAAGGCTCTAAATTTATACTAAAGCTCTTTTTAATAGCACTTGAAAGAGCAAAACCACGGATGGTAGCCATCCCAAAAAGTGATATAGCTCTAGATATAGCTGTTATCTCTTTACTAAAACCATAGAGCGGAGAATTTGCTGAGTGCAAGATGTTTGCAGTAAGCATAGGGTCTTTTTCGATTATCTTGGTTAGATCACCAATAGAACTGTTCTCGTCTGCGCACAAACGCTGAATTCTTACAACAGTATCATCAAGCGGTGGCAGTGTCTTTATCTTAGTATAAATAGAATCATTCATTATTTTCAGCTCTCATTTTTATAAAATTTATCGGCAATTGTATCAAAATTGCCTTGTTATAAAACTTAAAGTGTAAATTTTTATCTCTTTCAGCGTTATTTTTGCTCTTAAAATGTATAATCGGTCAAAATTTAATACAGGAGAGAGTATGGCAGTAAATATTTACTATGATAAAGATTGCGATTTAAGCTTGATAAAAAGCAAAAAAGTAAGCATCATCGGTTTTGGTTCACAAGGACACGCACACGCTGAAAATCTGCGCGACAGCGGAGTTGGCGTAACTATCGGTCTTAAAAAGGGTGGCAGTAGCTGGGCTAAGGCTGAGGCAAAGGGCTTTAGCGTAAAAGAGGTAGCAGAGGCTACAAAAGACGCTGATGTAGTTATGATACTTACACCAGATGAGCATCAAGCCGAAATTTATAAAAATGAAATCGAGCCAAATTTAAAAGATGGTGCTGCACTTGCATTTGGGCATGGATTTAACGTGCATTTTGGACAGATCAAAGCTCCAAAAAATATTGATGTTATCATGATAGCTCCAAAAGCACCGGGTCACACCGTAAGAAACGAGTTTGTAAAAGGCGGTGGCATACCTGATCTTATCGCGGTTGAGCAAAATGCAAGCGGCAAAGCAAAGCAGATCGCTCTAAGCTACGCTAGCGCGATAGGCGGCGGAAGAACTGGTATAATCGAAACAACATTTAAAGATGAGACAGAAACAGATCTATTTGGCGAGCAAGCTGTTCTTTGTGGCGGTCTATGCTCACTTGTAAATGCTGGCTTTGAAACGCTTGTAGAGGCTGGTTATGAGCATGAGATGGCTTACTTTGAGTGCTTGCACGAGCTAAAACTTATCGTGGATCTAATGTATCAAGGCGGTATGGCTGATATGCGCTACTCTATCTCAAACACAGCTGAGTATGGTGATTATGTAAGCGGACCACGCGTGATAAACGAAGACAGCAAAAAGGCTATGAAGGAGATTTTAAAAGAGATACAAAACGGCACTTTTGCTAAAAATTTCGTACTAGAAAAAACAACAGGCTATGCTAGAATGAACGCTGAGCGCGGGCTAGCCGAGAGAAGCTTGCTAAATCAAACTGGCAAAAAACTTCGCGCTATGATGCCATGGATAAGCTCAA contains:
- the ilvC gene encoding ketol-acid reductoisomerase codes for the protein MAVNIYYDKDCDLSLIKSKKVSIIGFGSQGHAHAENLRDSGVGVTIGLKKGGSSWAKAEAKGFSVKEVAEATKDADVVMILTPDEHQAEIYKNEIEPNLKDGAALAFGHGFNVHFGQIKAPKNIDVIMIAPKAPGHTVRNEFVKGGGIPDLIAVEQNASGKAKQIALSYASAIGGGRTGIIETTFKDETETDLFGEQAVLCGGLCSLVNAGFETLVEAGYEHEMAYFECLHELKLIVDLMYQGGMADMRYSISNTAEYGDYVSGPRVINEDSKKAMKEILKEIQNGTFAKNFVLEKTTGYARMNAERGLAERSLLNQTGKKLRAMMPWISSNKIVDQSKN